Proteins from a genomic interval of Bombus affinis isolate iyBomAffi1 chromosome 16, iyBomAffi1.2, whole genome shotgun sequence:
- the LOC126925618 gene encoding protein MANBAL isoform X2 — protein sequence MEMADTEPQLKELLFPAEETLFEQFLRFGLYISALYQIICLLAILVVFQRGPSDGIAALKDDPSDVECSENSPQVTPRRPHRPRKQEKKKRR from the exons ATGGAAATGGCAGACACTGAACCACAATTAAAAGAACTTTTATTCCCAGCAGAAGAGACTTTATTTGAACAATTTTTAAGGTTTGGATTATATATTAGTGCATTATACCAAATTATATGTCTATTGGCAATACTAGTGGTTTTTCAAAGGGGACCTTCCGATGGTATAGCTGCTTTAAAG GATGATCCAAGCGACGTGGAGTGTTCAGAAAATAGTCCTCAAGTAACCCCAAGGAGACCTCACAGACCACggaaacaagaaaaaaaaaaaagacgctGA
- the LOC126925618 gene encoding protein MANBAL isoform X1, with amino-acid sequence MFDYFAQLFLNYMEMADTEPQLKELLFPAEETLFEQFLRFGLYISALYQIICLLAILVVFQRGPSDGIAALKDDPSDVECSENSPQVTPRRPHRPRKQEKKKRR; translated from the exons ATGTTTGATTATTTCGCTCAACTGTTTTTAAAT TATATGGAAATGGCAGACACTGAACCACAATTAAAAGAACTTTTATTCCCAGCAGAAGAGACTTTATTTGAACAATTTTTAAGGTTTGGATTATATATTAGTGCATTATACCAAATTATATGTCTATTGGCAATACTAGTGGTTTTTCAAAGGGGACCTTCCGATGGTATAGCTGCTTTAAAG GATGATCCAAGCGACGTGGAGTGTTCAGAAAATAGTCCTCAAGTAACCCCAAGGAGACCTCACAGACCACggaaacaagaaaaaaaaaaaagacgctGA